A single genomic interval of Burkholderia cepacia ATCC 25416 harbors:
- a CDS encoding efflux transporter outer membrane subunit translates to MMQKHALTAIAVALFATGCTMAPHYKRPDAPVAQAYPAGGVYATQPGAAGARSANGQAATAIGWREFFVDPRLQRLIEIALKNNRDLRVSVLNIEAARAQYQITRAELFPTLDGTGTGSIQRVPQGLSQTGAPYISRAYNVGLSASWELDLFGRVQSLKDQALAQYLSTSYARQASEISLVSQVADQYLTLLSTDDLLKVTENTLKSAQAQYDLTKLQFDNGTGSELELRQAQTVVETALANQQAQARARAQALNALVLLIGEPLPDDLPPGMPLDAQNLLTDVPAGLPSDLLTRRPDVMQAEQTLLAANANIGAARAAFFPRISLTGAFGTGSPTLGGLFKAGTAAWSFAPQITMPIFEGGQNIANLNLANVQKRIEIANYEKAIQSAFREVADGLAARGTYDQQIAALERNEHAQQRRFDLSDLRYKNGVDSYLSVLTAQTDLYSAQQTLINARLARWTNLVTLYRALGGGWIQRAGETPRAPDAPVDYDKAAAPAPASSAATNG, encoded by the coding sequence ATGATGCAAAAACACGCTTTGACTGCAATCGCGGTCGCGCTCTTTGCCACGGGCTGCACGATGGCGCCGCATTACAAGCGGCCCGACGCGCCCGTCGCACAGGCGTACCCGGCCGGCGGCGTCTACGCGACGCAGCCGGGTGCGGCCGGCGCGCGCAGCGCGAACGGCCAGGCGGCGACCGCCATCGGCTGGCGCGAATTCTTCGTCGATCCGCGCCTGCAGCGGCTGATCGAGATCGCGCTGAAAAACAACCGCGACCTGCGCGTGTCGGTGCTGAACATCGAGGCGGCGCGCGCGCAGTACCAGATCACGCGCGCGGAGCTGTTCCCGACGCTCGACGGCACGGGCACGGGCAGCATCCAGCGCGTGCCGCAAGGTCTGTCGCAGACGGGGGCGCCGTATATCTCGCGTGCCTACAACGTCGGTTTGTCCGCGTCGTGGGAGCTCGACCTGTTCGGCCGCGTGCAGAGCCTGAAGGACCAGGCGCTCGCGCAGTACCTGTCGACGTCGTATGCACGGCAGGCGTCGGAGATCTCGCTGGTGTCGCAGGTGGCGGACCAGTACCTGACGCTGCTGTCGACCGACGACCTGCTGAAGGTCACGGAGAACACGCTGAAGTCCGCTCAGGCGCAGTACGACCTGACGAAGCTGCAGTTCGACAACGGCACGGGCTCCGAGCTCGAGCTGCGTCAAGCGCAGACGGTTGTCGAGACGGCGCTCGCGAACCAGCAGGCGCAGGCGCGTGCGCGTGCGCAGGCGCTGAACGCGCTGGTGCTGCTGATCGGCGAGCCGCTGCCGGACGATCTGCCGCCGGGCATGCCGCTCGACGCGCAGAACCTGCTGACGGACGTGCCGGCCGGGTTGCCGTCGGATCTGCTGACGCGTCGTCCGGACGTGATGCAGGCCGAGCAGACGCTGCTGGCCGCGAATGCGAACATCGGCGCAGCACGCGCGGCATTCTTCCCGCGCATCTCGCTGACGGGCGCGTTCGGTACCGGCAGCCCGACGCTGGGCGGCCTGTTCAAGGCCGGCACAGCGGCGTGGTCGTTCGCGCCGCAGATCACGATGCCGATCTTCGAAGGCGGGCAGAACATCGCGAACCTGAACCTCGCGAACGTGCAGAAACGCATCGAGATCGCGAACTACGAGAAGGCAATCCAGTCGGCATTCCGCGAAGTGGCGGATGGCCTGGCCGCACGCGGCACGTACGACCAGCAGATCGCGGCGCTCGAGCGCAACGAGCACGCGCAGCAGCGACGTTTCGACCTGTCGGACCTGCGTTACAAGAACGGCGTCGACAGCTACCTGTCGGTGCTGACCGCGCAGACGGATCTGTACTCGGCACAGCAGACGCTGATCAACGCACGTCTGGCGCGCTGGACGAACCTGGTCACGCTGTACCGCGCATTGGGCGGCGGGTGGATCCAGCGGGCAGGCGAGACGCCGCGCGCGCCGGATGCGCCGGTCGACTACGACAAGGCGGCCGCTCCGGCGCCTGCGTCGTCGGCGGCGACGAACGGGTAA
- the bpeB gene encoding efflux RND transporter permease BpeB: MAKFFIDRPIFAWVIAIILMLAGVAAIFTLPISQYPTIAPPSIQITANYPGASAKTVEDTVTQVIEQQMSGLDNFLYMSSTSDDSGNATITLTFAPGTNADIAQVQVQNKLSLATPILPQVVQQLGLSVTKSSSSFLLVLAFNSEDGSMNKYDLANFVASHVKDPISRLNGVGTVTLFGSQYAMRIWLDPNRLTNYGLTPVDVSSAITAQNVQIAGGQIGGTPAKPGTMLQATITESTLLQTPEQFGNILLKVNQDGSQVRLKDVAQIGLGGENYNFDTKYNGQPTAALGIQLATNANALATAKAVRAKIDELAPFFPHGLVVKYPYDTTPFVKLSIEEVVKTLLEGIVLVFLVMYLFLQNLRATIIPTIAVPVVLLGTFAIMSMVGFSINTLSMFGLVLAIGLLVDDAIVVVENVERVMAEEGLSPKEATRKAMGQITGALVGVALVLSAVFVPVAFSGGSVGAIYRQFSLTIVSAMVLSVLVALILTPALCATILKPIPQGHHEEKKGFFGWFNRTFNNSRDKYHVGVHHVIKRSGRWLIIYLVVIVAVGLLFVRLPKSFLPDEDQGLMFVIVQTPSGSTQETTAKTLANISDYLLKDEKEIVESAFTVNGFSFAGRGQNSGLVFVRLKDYSQRQHANQKVQALIGRMFGRYSGYKDAVVIPFNPPSIPELGTAAGFDFELTDNAGLGHDALMAARNQLLGMASKDPTLQGVRPNGLNDTPQYKVDIDREKANALGVTADAIDQTFSIAWASKYVNNFLDTDGRIKKVYVQSDAPFRMTPEDLNIWYVRNGSGGMVPFSSFATGHWTYGSPKLERYNGVSAMEIQGQAAPGKSTGQAMAAMEGLAKKLPVGIGYSWTGLSFQEIQSGSQAPILYAISILVVFLCLAALYESWSIPFSVIMVVPLGVIGALLAATMRGLENDVFFQVGLLTTVGLSAKNAILIVEFARELQQTEKMGPIEAALEAARLRLRPILMTSLAFILGVMPLAISNGAGSASQHAIGTGVIGGMITATFLAIFMIPMFFVKIRAIFSGEKEDVDEALRLAQEHSHHEEKPGNGDEGNKGQ, encoded by the coding sequence ATGGCAAAGTTTTTTATCGATCGCCCGATCTTCGCGTGGGTGATCGCCATCATCCTGATGCTGGCCGGGGTTGCGGCGATCTTCACGCTGCCGATCTCGCAGTATCCGACGATCGCACCGCCATCGATCCAGATCACCGCGAACTACCCGGGCGCTTCCGCGAAGACGGTGGAAGACACGGTGACGCAGGTGATCGAGCAGCAGATGAGCGGTCTCGACAACTTCCTGTACATGTCGTCGACCAGTGACGACTCGGGCAACGCGACGATCACGCTGACTTTCGCGCCGGGTACCAACGCCGACATCGCGCAGGTCCAGGTGCAGAACAAGCTGTCGCTCGCGACGCCGATCCTGCCGCAGGTCGTGCAGCAGCTCGGCCTCTCGGTGACGAAGTCGAGCAGCAGCTTCCTGCTGGTGCTCGCCTTCAACTCCGAAGACGGCAGCATGAACAAGTACGACCTCGCGAACTTCGTGGCGTCGCACGTGAAGGATCCGATCAGCCGGTTGAACGGCGTCGGTACCGTCACGCTGTTCGGCTCGCAGTACGCGATGCGGATCTGGCTCGACCCGAACCGCCTGACGAACTACGGCCTCACGCCGGTCGACGTCAGCTCCGCGATCACCGCGCAGAACGTGCAGATCGCAGGCGGCCAGATCGGCGGCACGCCGGCGAAGCCGGGCACGATGCTGCAGGCGACGATCACCGAATCGACGCTGCTGCAGACGCCCGAGCAGTTCGGCAACATCCTGCTGAAGGTCAACCAGGACGGCTCGCAGGTTCGCCTGAAGGACGTCGCGCAGATCGGCCTCGGCGGCGAAAACTACAACTTCGACACGAAGTACAACGGTCAGCCGACCGCGGCACTCGGTATCCAGCTCGCGACCAACGCGAACGCGCTCGCGACCGCGAAGGCCGTGCGCGCGAAGATCGACGAACTGGCACCGTTCTTCCCGCACGGCCTCGTCGTGAAGTACCCGTACGACACGACGCCGTTCGTGAAGCTGTCGATCGAGGAAGTGGTCAAGACGCTGCTCGAAGGTATCGTGCTCGTGTTCCTCGTGATGTATCTGTTCCTGCAGAACCTGCGGGCGACGATCATCCCGACGATCGCGGTGCCGGTCGTGCTGCTCGGCACGTTCGCGATCATGTCGATGGTGGGCTTCTCGATCAACACGCTGTCGATGTTCGGCCTCGTGCTCGCGATCGGCCTGCTGGTCGACGATGCGATCGTGGTGGTGGAGAACGTCGAGCGCGTGATGGCGGAGGAGGGCCTGTCACCGAAGGAGGCGACCCGCAAGGCGATGGGCCAGATCACCGGCGCACTGGTCGGCGTGGCGCTGGTGCTGTCGGCGGTGTTTGTGCCGGTGGCGTTCTCGGGCGGTTCGGTCGGCGCGATTTATCGCCAGTTCTCGCTGACGATCGTGTCGGCGATGGTGCTGTCGGTGCTCGTCGCGTTGATTCTGACGCCGGCACTGTGCGCGACGATCCTCAAGCCGATCCCGCAAGGGCATCACGAAGAGAAGAAGGGCTTCTTCGGCTGGTTCAACCGCACGTTCAACAACAGCCGCGACAAGTACCACGTCGGCGTGCACCACGTGATCAAGCGCTCGGGCCGCTGGCTGATCATCTATCTGGTCGTGATCGTCGCGGTTGGCCTGCTGTTCGTGCGCCTGCCGAAGTCGTTCCTGCCCGATGAAGACCAGGGCCTGATGTTCGTGATCGTGCAGACGCCGTCGGGTTCGACGCAGGAAACGACCGCGAAGACGCTCGCGAACATTTCCGACTACCTGCTGAAGGACGAGAAGGAAATCGTCGAATCGGCGTTCACGGTCAACGGCTTCAGCTTCGCGGGCCGTGGCCAGAACTCCGGTCTCGTGTTCGTTCGCCTGAAGGACTACTCGCAGCGTCAGCATGCGAACCAGAAGGTGCAGGCGCTGATCGGCCGGATGTTCGGGCGCTACTCGGGTTACAAGGACGCAGTGGTGATCCCGTTCAACCCGCCGTCGATTCCTGAACTCGGTACGGCTGCCGGCTTCGACTTCGAACTGACCGACAACGCGGGTCTCGGCCACGATGCGCTGATGGCCGCGCGTAACCAGCTGCTCGGGATGGCCTCGAAGGATCCGACGCTGCAGGGCGTGCGCCCGAACGGCCTGAACGATACGCCGCAGTACAAGGTCGACATCGACCGCGAGAAGGCGAATGCGCTCGGCGTGACGGCGGATGCGATCGACCAGACGTTCTCGATCGCATGGGCATCGAAGTACGTGAACAACTTCCTGGATACCGACGGCCGGATCAAGAAGGTGTACGTGCAGTCGGATGCACCGTTCCGGATGACGCCGGAAGACTTGAACATCTGGTACGTGCGCAACGGGTCGGGCGGGATGGTGCCGTTCAGCTCGTTCGCGACCGGTCACTGGACGTACGGTTCGCCGAAGCTCGAGCGCTACAACGGCGTGTCGGCGATGGAAATCCAGGGTCAGGCCGCACCGGGCAAGTCGACCGGTCAGGCGATGGCCGCGATGGAAGGGCTCGCGAAGAAGCTGCCGGTCGGTATCGGCTATTCGTGGACCGGCCTGTCGTTCCAGGAAATCCAGTCCGGCTCGCAGGCGCCGATCCTGTACGCGATCTCGATCCTCGTCGTGTTCCTGTGTCTGGCGGCACTGTATGAAAGCTGGTCGATCCCGTTCTCGGTGATCATGGTGGTGCCGCTCGGCGTGATCGGTGCACTGCTCGCGGCGACGATGCGCGGTCTGGAAAACGACGTGTTCTTCCAGGTCGGCCTGCTGACTACCGTGGGCTTGTCCGCGAAGAACGCGATCCTGATCGTCGAGTTCGCGCGCGAACTGCAGCAGACGGAGAAGATGGGGCCGATCGAGGCCGCGCTGGAAGCGGCGCGCCTGCGGCTGCGTCCGATCCTGATGACGTCGCTCGCGTTCATTCTCGGCGTGATGCCGCTCGCGATCAGCAACGGCGCGGGTTCGGCCAGCCAGCACGCAATCGGTACGGGCGTGATCGGCGGGATGATCACCGCGACGTTCCTCGCGATCTTCATGATCCCGATGTTCTTCGTGAAGATCCGTGCGATCTTCAGCGGCGAGAAGGAAGACGTCGACGAGGCGCTGCGCCTGGCTCAGGAGCACTCGCACCACGAAGAGAAGCCGGGCAACGGCGACGAAGGCAACAAGGGACAGTGA
- a CDS encoding efflux RND transporter periplasmic adaptor subunit, protein MRVERVPYRLITVATAAVFLAACGKKESAPPPQTPEVGVVTVQPQAVPVFTDLPGRTSAFLVAQVRARVDGIVLRREFTEGTDVKAGQRLYKIDPAPYIAALNSAKATLAKAQANLVTQNALVARYKVLVAANAVSKQDYDNAVATQGQAAADVAAGKAAVDTAQINLGYTDVVSPITGRVGISQVTPGAYVQASQATLMSTVQQLDPVYVDLTQSSLEGLKLRQDVQSGRLKTSGPGAAKVSLILEDGKTYSEPGKLQFSDVTVDQTTGSVTIRAVFPNPGKVLLPGMFVRARIEEGVNENAFLVPQIGVTHDQKGQAIAMVVNASNKVEPRPLKTTGMQGPNWVVEGGLQAGDHVIVQGADKVRPGATVKTVPAQLAPAADAASGAAAASAAPAAAGSGAAAASGAAASGAAPASAAAASSAQ, encoded by the coding sequence ATGCGCGTCGAACGGGTTCCATACCGCTTAATCACTGTCGCGACGGCCGCCGTTTTCCTGGCCGCGTGCGGGAAAAAAGAATCGGCACCGCCGCCGCAAACGCCGGAAGTCGGCGTCGTCACCGTCCAGCCGCAAGCCGTACCGGTCTTCACCGACCTGCCGGGCCGCACCAGCGCGTTCCTCGTCGCGCAGGTCCGCGCGCGGGTCGACGGCATCGTGCTGCGCCGTGAATTCACCGAAGGCACCGACGTCAAGGCCGGTCAGCGCCTCTACAAGATCGACCCGGCGCCTTACATCGCCGCGCTGAACAGTGCAAAGGCAACGCTCGCGAAGGCGCAGGCGAACCTCGTCACGCAGAACGCGCTGGTCGCACGCTACAAGGTGCTGGTGGCCGCGAACGCGGTCAGCAAGCAGGACTACGACAACGCGGTGGCCACGCAAGGCCAGGCCGCGGCTGACGTCGCGGCCGGCAAGGCGGCGGTCGATACCGCGCAGATCAACCTCGGCTATACCGATGTCGTTTCGCCGATCACCGGCCGCGTCGGCATCTCGCAGGTGACGCCGGGCGCGTACGTGCAGGCGAGCCAGGCGACGCTGATGTCGACGGTGCAGCAGCTCGACCCGGTGTATGTGGACCTCACGCAATCGAGCCTCGAAGGGCTGAAGCTGCGTCAGGACGTACAGAGCGGGCGCCTGAAGACGTCCGGCCCGGGCGCGGCGAAGGTGTCGCTGATCCTGGAAGACGGCAAGACCTATTCGGAGCCGGGCAAGCTGCAGTTCTCGGACGTGACGGTCGACCAGACCACCGGCTCGGTGACGATCCGCGCGGTCTTCCCGAACCCGGGCAAGGTGCTGCTGCCGGGCATGTTCGTGCGTGCACGGATCGAGGAAGGCGTGAACGAGAACGCGTTCCTGGTGCCGCAGATCGGCGTCACGCATGACCAGAAGGGTCAGGCGATCGCGATGGTGGTGAACGCCAGCAACAAGGTCGAGCCGCGTCCGCTGAAGACGACGGGCATGCAGGGCCCGAACTGGGTGGTCGAAGGTGGTCTGCAAGCGGGTGATCACGTGATCGTGCAGGGCGCCGACAAGGTGCGCCCGGGTGCGACCGTGAAGACGGTCCCCGCGCAGCTCGCACCGGCGGCCGATGCCGCGTCGGGTGCGGCTGCCGCGTCCGCCGCGCCGGCTGCCGCCGGTTCCGGCGCCGCTGCCGCTTCCGGTGCTGCCGCATCGGGCGCTGCGCCGGCGAGTGCTGCCGCTGCTTCGAGCGCGCAATAA
- a CDS encoding TetR family transcriptional regulator, whose amino-acid sequence MVRRTKEEALETRNRILDAAEHVFFEKGVSHTSLADIAQHAGVTRGAIYWHFANKSELFDAMFDRVFLPIDELKRMPLDAPGGNPLDKIRQILIWCLLGVQRDAQLRRVFSILFMKCEYVADLEPLLQRNRAGMSEALHAIDADLAGAVRLKLLPERLDTWRATLMLHTLVSGFVRDMLMLPDEIDAEQHAEKLVDGCFDMLRYSPAMLKDGE is encoded by the coding sequence ATGGTCAGACGTACCAAGGAGGAGGCGCTCGAGACGCGCAATCGCATTCTCGACGCCGCCGAGCACGTGTTCTTCGAGAAAGGCGTGTCGCACACGTCGCTCGCGGACATCGCGCAACATGCCGGCGTGACGCGCGGCGCAATCTACTGGCATTTCGCGAACAAGAGCGAACTGTTCGACGCAATGTTCGACCGCGTGTTTCTGCCGATCGACGAGTTGAAGCGGATGCCGCTCGACGCGCCGGGCGGCAATCCGCTCGACAAGATCCGCCAGATCCTGATCTGGTGCCTGCTCGGCGTGCAGCGCGACGCGCAGTTACGCCGCGTGTTCAGCATCCTGTTCATGAAGTGCGAATACGTCGCGGACCTGGAGCCGCTGCTGCAACGCAACCGCGCGGGGATGAGCGAGGCACTGCACGCGATCGACGCCGATCTCGCGGGGGCCGTGCGGCTCAAGCTGCTGCCCGAGCGGCTCGATACGTGGCGCGCGACGCTGATGCTGCACACGCTCGTCAGCGGTTTCGTGCGCGACATGCTGATGCTGCCCGACGAGATCGACGCCGAGCAGCATGCGGAAAAGCTCGTCGACGGCTGTTTCGACATGCTGCGCTACAGCCCGGCGATGCTGAAGGACGGCGAATGA
- a CDS encoding cysteine hydrolase family protein: MSNAVPHSVSHSASRRALIVIDVQNEYVTGNLPIEYPPLDVSLANIGRAIDAAHAAGVPVIVVQHVAPAGAPIFAPGTDGVALHAVVAGRPYAHLIEKTRASSFAGTDLAAWLDAHGIDTLAVAGYMTHNCNASTVYHAAHAGLNVEYLNDATGALPYENEAGAVSAEEIHRAYAVVFQSNFAAVMSTDAWIAGLAGAPMPKRDSVAASNRRARAQRAKAA, from the coding sequence ATGTCGAACGCCGTCCCGCATTCCGTTTCCCATTCCGCTTCCCGCCGCGCGCTGATCGTGATCGACGTCCAGAACGAGTACGTGACGGGCAACCTGCCGATCGAATATCCGCCGCTCGACGTGTCGCTCGCGAACATCGGCCGCGCGATCGATGCCGCGCATGCGGCCGGCGTGCCCGTGATCGTCGTCCAGCACGTCGCGCCGGCCGGCGCGCCGATCTTCGCGCCCGGCACCGACGGCGTCGCGCTGCACGCGGTCGTCGCCGGCCGGCCGTATGCACACCTGATCGAGAAGACGCGCGCAAGCTCGTTTGCCGGGACCGACCTTGCGGCGTGGCTCGATGCGCACGGGATCGACACGCTCGCGGTGGCCGGCTACATGACGCACAACTGCAATGCGTCGACGGTCTATCACGCGGCGCATGCGGGGCTGAATGTCGAATACCTGAACGACGCGACGGGCGCGCTGCCTTACGAGAACGAAGCAGGCGCGGTGAGCGCCGAGGAGATTCACCGCGCGTACGCGGTGGTGTTCCAGTCGAATTTCGCGGCCGTGATGTCCACCGATGCGTGGATCGCGGGGCTGGCAGGTGCGCCGATGCCGAAGCGCGATTCGGTCGCCGCGTCGAACCGGCGGGCCCGCGCGCAACGCGCGAAGGCGGCCTGA
- a CDS encoding helix-turn-helix domain-containing protein: protein MTAASSTRPASAAPTVVAVIAYDGISPFHLSVPSVVFGKERDAAASPAFEFRVCSAERGPLSTTGGFTITAPYGLDGLDDADIVIVPAWRDPDEAPPDVLLDAVRAVAARGAQLVGLCLGAYVLAAAGLLDGRPATTHWAWADDFAQRFPRVKLDPDVLYVDDGNLMTSAGTAAGLDCCLHVVRRRFGSDAANQIARRLVIPPHRQGGQAQYVPQPVAAHPRDARLAGLLDWVRAHLDAAHSVDSLAERVLMSRRTFTRHFRQATGTTVTAWLQAERLARAQHLLETTGQSIDAIAQAAGYGSSVSLRQHFAGALGTSPSAYRREFRGAGAGADAAR from the coding sequence ATGACCGCCGCCTCGTCCACCCGGCCCGCCTCGGCCGCTCCGACCGTCGTTGCCGTGATCGCGTACGACGGCATCAGCCCGTTCCACCTGTCGGTGCCGTCCGTCGTGTTCGGCAAGGAACGCGACGCGGCCGCGTCGCCCGCGTTCGAGTTCCGCGTCTGCTCGGCCGAGCGCGGCCCGCTGTCGACGACGGGCGGTTTCACGATCACCGCGCCCTACGGCCTCGACGGGCTCGACGACGCGGACATCGTCATCGTGCCGGCGTGGCGCGACCCGGACGAAGCGCCGCCCGACGTGCTGCTCGACGCCGTCCGTGCGGTCGCCGCGCGCGGCGCGCAGCTCGTCGGGCTGTGCCTCGGCGCGTACGTGCTCGCCGCGGCCGGCTTGCTCGACGGCCGCCCGGCCACCACGCACTGGGCATGGGCCGACGACTTCGCACAACGCTTCCCGCGCGTGAAGCTCGATCCGGACGTGCTGTACGTGGACGACGGCAACCTGATGACGTCGGCCGGCACGGCCGCGGGGCTCGACTGCTGCCTGCACGTCGTGCGGCGGCGCTTCGGCTCGGACGCCGCGAACCAGATCGCGCGCCGCCTCGTGATCCCGCCGCACCGTCAGGGCGGGCAGGCGCAATACGTGCCGCAGCCGGTCGCCGCGCACCCGCGCGATGCGCGGCTCGCGGGCCTGCTCGACTGGGTGCGCGCGCACCTCGACGCCGCGCACAGCGTCGATTCGCTCGCCGAACGCGTGCTGATGAGCCGGCGCACGTTCACGCGCCACTTCCGCCAGGCGACCGGCACGACCGTCACCGCGTGGCTGCAGGCCGAGCGGCTGGCGCGCGCGCAGCATCTGCTGGAAACCACCGGGCAGTCGATCGATGCGATCGCGCAGGCGGCCGGCTACGGGTCGAGCGTGTCGCTGCGCCAGCATTTCGCGGGCGCGCTCGGCACGTCGCCGTCGGCGTATCGAAGGGAATTTCGCGGCGCCGGAGCCGGCGCCGATGCCGCGCGGTAG
- a CDS encoding CoxG family protein: protein MELNDTLRIPLPPPVVRAAFEDLALLRASFDHCESFVKLADGEFALTITVPLGPLRARYDVRAHAAAEQGDAEGQPRRVLNFKARADGLGALRGQVELVLMPDDDANATRIEYVVWATASGPLTELPGRQIENTLREWTDDFFREFCAVVQAKHGLAPNRARSAAPRRQHVFLRPASLVAATKRALPPHLGGALTGRAASALPHRGSGTVPVWAWAAMIVFVALLLYAARWINGG from the coding sequence ATGGAACTGAACGACACATTGCGCATACCGCTTCCGCCACCCGTCGTGCGGGCGGCATTCGAGGATCTCGCGCTGCTGCGCGCGAGCTTCGATCATTGCGAATCGTTCGTGAAGCTTGCGGACGGCGAGTTCGCGCTGACGATCACGGTGCCGCTCGGCCCGCTGCGCGCCCGCTACGACGTGCGTGCGCATGCGGCCGCCGAACAGGGCGATGCGGAAGGTCAGCCGCGCCGCGTGCTCAATTTCAAGGCGCGGGCCGACGGGCTCGGCGCGCTGCGCGGCCAGGTCGAACTCGTGCTGATGCCGGATGACGACGCGAACGCCACGCGTATCGAGTACGTGGTCTGGGCGACGGCAAGCGGCCCGCTCACCGAGCTGCCGGGGCGGCAGATCGAAAATACGCTGCGCGAATGGACCGACGATTTCTTCCGTGAATTCTGCGCGGTCGTGCAGGCGAAGCACGGCCTCGCACCGAATCGCGCGCGCTCGGCCGCGCCGCGGCGCCAGCACGTGTTCCTGCGGCCGGCGTCGCTGGTGGCCGCGACGAAGCGGGCGCTGCCGCCGCACCTCGGCGGCGCGCTGACCGGGCGTGCCGCCAGTGCACTCCCGCATCGCGGCTCGGGCACGGTGCCCGTGTGGGCGTGGGCCGCGATGATCGTCTTCGTCGCGCTGCTGCTCTACGCGGCGCGCTGGATCAACGGCGGCTGA
- a CDS encoding DUF427 domain-containing protein: MSDAADPRLEIVPNRHRVRVIHRGITYADSHGALTVRETGLPDTHYLPRRDVNMRRLVKSGVTSVCPFRGEAVHFDLQTEDGVIENAAWSYEEPKGAASALALYVAFDAARIDSLVETS, translated from the coding sequence ATGTCCGACGCAGCCGACCCTCGTCTCGAAATCGTGCCGAACCGTCATCGCGTGCGCGTGATCCATCGCGGCATCACGTACGCCGATTCGCACGGCGCGCTGACCGTGCGCGAAACGGGCCTGCCGGACACCCATTACCTGCCGCGCCGCGACGTCAACATGCGCCGGCTCGTGAAATCCGGTGTCACGTCGGTCTGCCCGTTCAGGGGCGAGGCCGTGCACTTCGACTTGCAGACGGAAGACGGCGTGATCGAGAACGCCGCATGGAGTTACGAGGAACCGAAGGGGGCGGCGTCGGCGCTCGCGCTCTACGTCGCCTTCGACGCCGCACGGATCGACAGTCTCGTCGAGACATCCTGA
- a CDS encoding carboxypeptidase-like regulatory domain-containing protein — protein sequence MQYLRNVSRFAVAAALAAGLAAGATGAYAQSDGLPAAGQQGDVTFVSGGVGQDESTAFQRNEPKWPLALRFTGKGGEFLADVHVRIVDGKGDEVLKTDARGPYMLVKVPPGRYTVHASYQGNEESRAVTVGAKGGAKTAFQWSAQ from the coding sequence ATGCAATATCTACGCAACGTGTCCCGATTTGCCGTCGCCGCGGCGCTGGCCGCCGGCCTCGCGGCCGGAGCGACCGGCGCGTACGCGCAGTCGGACGGCTTGCCCGCCGCGGGCCAGCAGGGCGACGTCACCTTCGTGTCCGGCGGCGTCGGGCAGGACGAATCGACGGCGTTCCAGCGCAACGAGCCGAAATGGCCGCTGGCGCTGCGCTTCACCGGCAAGGGCGGCGAGTTCCTGGCCGACGTTCATGTGCGGATCGTCGACGGCAAGGGCGACGAGGTGCTGAAGACCGACGCGCGCGGGCCGTACATGCTCGTGAAGGTGCCGCCGGGCCGCTATACGGTGCATGCGTCGTACCAGGGCAACGAGGAATCCCGTGCCGTCACGGTCGGCGCGAAGGGCGGCGCGAAGACGGCGTTCCAGTGGAGCGCGCAGTAG